The following are encoded in a window of Rubellicoccus peritrichatus genomic DNA:
- a CDS encoding helix-hairpin-helix domain-containing protein, with translation MKSCHQILLLTLAALLGQAKGFEVRAGNWEVLDGCRLIDSFLNDGDSFLIEHDGEEFVVRLYFVDAPEVSMSYPERVRKQSEYFGISDEETLELGREAAEFTRDFLDGRFTVITSRQKGGGHGIRYLALVEKNGKGLAESLARSGLVRIYGYPTETRPPGGASAEKTKDSLRKYEKMAKRNQLGGWGDQTLADTKPSFFIDEPTKRPKAEEMSEKRDLSPSAFGATIGGGLDINKATADELQSISGIGPVLSARIIEGRPYDSIEALAAIKGISANSVEKFRPYLYAGALEPPEFTASYYLQQPELWRNRVVPLSIRVIEKQNWPAPDGFAVVIAHTENAGQDGGSVPVFLPEDRVDAAVVRFSESEQPLTADLLFYNYQGKDIFIVRR, from the coding sequence ATGAAGTCCTGTCATCAAATCCTGTTGCTTACCTTAGCTGCTCTGCTTGGTCAGGCAAAAGGATTTGAAGTGCGGGCGGGCAATTGGGAAGTCCTGGATGGCTGTCGGCTGATTGATTCGTTTCTAAACGACGGCGATTCTTTTCTCATTGAGCACGATGGCGAAGAGTTTGTCGTTCGTTTGTATTTCGTGGACGCCCCGGAAGTTTCCATGAGCTACCCGGAGCGTGTGCGAAAGCAGAGTGAGTATTTTGGGATCTCAGATGAAGAAACGCTTGAGCTTGGCCGGGAGGCGGCTGAGTTTACCAGGGATTTCCTCGATGGGCGGTTTACTGTCATTACATCCAGACAAAAAGGAGGTGGACATGGCATTCGCTATCTCGCCCTCGTTGAGAAAAATGGCAAAGGCCTGGCTGAGTCTCTGGCTCGTAGTGGTCTTGTCCGTATTTATGGCTATCCGACTGAAACACGGCCTCCGGGAGGAGCATCAGCAGAGAAGACAAAGGACAGCCTTCGTAAATACGAGAAGATGGCCAAGCGTAACCAACTTGGTGGTTGGGGTGATCAGACTTTAGCGGATACCAAGCCAAGTTTCTTTATCGATGAACCAACAAAACGCCCCAAGGCAGAGGAGATGTCAGAGAAGCGCGATCTTTCTCCGAGTGCTTTTGGCGCGACCATTGGGGGCGGTCTGGATATCAATAAGGCAACCGCAGATGAACTTCAAAGTATTAGTGGGATTGGGCCGGTTTTGTCAGCGCGTATTATTGAGGGACGTCCTTATGATTCGATCGAGGCATTGGCTGCGATCAAGGGCATCAGTGCAAACAGTGTGGAGAAGTTTCGTCCCTACCTTTATGCTGGTGCGTTGGAGCCTCCTGAGTTTACGGCAAGTTATTATCTGCAGCAGCCTGAGCTTTGGCGTAACCGAGTCGTGCCGCTTTCCATTCGTGTTATTGAGAAACAAAACTGGCCGGCCCCTGACGGTTTTGCCGTTGTGATTGCTCATACGGAAAACGCGGGACAGGATGGCGGTAGTGTGCCGGTTTTCCTGCCCGAAGATCGTGTCGATGCCGCAGTGGTCCGCTTTTCCGAATCCGAACAACCGCTTACGGCGGATCTTTTATTCTACAACTATCAAGGTAAGGATATCTTTATTGTTCGTCGCTGA
- a CDS encoding YHS domain-containing (seleno)protein, producing MKALVASIFGIFLSTTVYGFMPIRTTVNTNLALGGYDPVVYYAEEKARRGSSTYSFMYDGVEWRFENKTNKNLFMKHPDMFIPAFGGYCAYGIAEGVVVGDEDPREFVIHDGKLYFFHNAEMLNTWKKNPEAFIKKAEAEWKRLVKSGEISLPKDAGKSEPS from the coding sequence ATGAAAGCACTTGTCGCATCCATTTTCGGTATTTTTCTATCTACCACAGTATATGGATTCATGCCAATCAGGACCACAGTAAACACAAACTTGGCCCTCGGCGGTTACGATCCTGTGGTTTATTACGCTGAAGAAAAAGCGCGGCGCGGATCAAGCACCTACAGTTTCATGTATGACGGCGTTGAATGGCGCTTCGAAAACAAAACCAATAAAAATCTGTTCATGAAGCACCCGGATATGTTTATTCCGGCATTCGGTGGTTATTGTGCCTATGGCATCGCAGAGGGCGTCGTCGTTGGCGATGAGGATCCACGTGAGTTTGTAATTCATGACGGCAAGCTCTACTTCTTCCATAACGCTGAAATGCTGAATACCTGGAAGAAGAACCCGGAAGCTTTTATCAAGAAGGCAGAGGCCGAATGGAAACGGCTGGTCAAGTCCGGTGAGATCTCTTTGCCCAAAGACGCCGGCAAGTCGGAGCCCAGTTGA